The genomic DNA ttattttatttgtatatgtttttCTGCCCGCCGGGCGGCTCTTTGTTctcggggggggccggggcgggttAGTCCTGGCTGTGCTGCGGGCTGACCTTGGCCCAGGCGCTGGCGTCCCCGCTCTGTCTGACGATGTTAACCGGCTGCtcaaatttattattattgttatttttcttttttttctttctttctgctggggAAACTCAAGTGTTACGAGGGGCAAGTCCTGGTGACACCCAGCCTCGAGCTGCGGGTGGTGACCGGGCGCCGGTGCGGGCTGAAGGGGTTGTTCCTTCCCCGCTCCCAGTTGGGTTTAATCGGAGTCAGGCTGGCGTAGTGATGGGCAGCTGTAATAAAAggcttcccttctcccctttatttttttaagctaaccAGTGGACGTGAGTAAGGGGAACAATGGGACGAATCTGTACCCAAGAAGCAGGTGTGCTGGATGTAGTTGAGTCTTGAGGCATCTCTAATCCCCTTCCCTTGCCAAAAGGCAAGATCAACCTCACCTGAGAAAGCCCGGCAAGGCTTATTTAATCTGATCTTAAAACCTTCACCCATAGAGACCTGCGGGCTTCTAGGGTGTCTGTTGTGCGGTTTGCTGCCCACGTTAGGTGTCTGAGGGCCCCTTGCCCCTGGGAGTTGGAACGCTGTTAGTCTCTTCCGCATGGATGTGGAGAACAGCGTTTCCTTGCTCTTGGTATCAGAAAACTGTTACACCCGTTGGCCTCCTTCTTGaacacccctcctccccagcctcttAATCTCTCCAGTTCTGCAGACCTCTGACTCCCATAGTCCTAGGGACCTGGCACGGGTCAGAAGCTGCGAAGAACTGTGCAGCCCTTACTTGCAAATCTGAGTAGGGATTTGCACTGGTCGTCTGTGCAGTTGCTGAACAAAGCAAGCTAGAGCTTATTGTTGGGAATAAATGCCTGAAACCTGCTGTCTGTCTCTTCTCAAAGAACTACTGCTGGAACAGAAATGCTCAAAGTGGGGCTTATATATTATGCATTAGAGGTGCTTACAGAGCTGGTAGGGAGTTAGCCTGTTGGAATATTAATATCTCATTTGTTGGCTTGCTCACAAAGCTAGAGGAAGATGTACCCCTGAGTGCACAATTGTGTCTGCACAGTTCTGCTCATTCAATGCATGCTGTATTAGTGGCTGGCATGGAGTCGTGTCATTGTTGGGATTGCATTGTAAGCTGTTGGAGATAAACAGACGTCAACCAGTTAGAGCTATCTGAAGCATgtgctgcaagagcagcagctctACAATTCACATGATTGGACTGGGCAAGGACATAATATAAGATGAAATGCGGGCATTTTTCTCAGCTTGTGCATGGAAATAAGAGTTGGAGCTCTGCAGTGTCAGATTGTGCATTGTCTGCTGGCTTTTGTATTCAGCACAAGTAATAAAGCCTGGATAGCATGCAATAGCATGCTGGTACCATAGCATTTGATTGCTGGCAGTTGCTTGACTTGTATGTTTTGGCTAAATCTTTGTGTTAAAAgatttgcagtgttttttgtcCATTTCACTTATCAATCACAGACAAATTGTAGTGCTGAGCACATCTCAGACTGTTCAGCCAGTCAAAGCTAGCATAATGAAGCTTGCACTTGGAGGTGTGAAAAGCCATGTCCTGCAAAGGCTAGACAGTGATTTGCCTGAAGCTGACCTGTTAATCTCCTGTGTTCTCAGCTATATGATGCATGCAGCCACTTCGGCTTCAGAGTACAAGTGCCCTCTCTGTGTGGGAGATGGATTGTTAGAACAAGAGTATTAATTCAAGAGAGTTGAAAGCCTGATGCTCTTCCTTTGCGGTTTCAACACCTCAAATATGGCCAGAACTTGCTTAAGGCAGAAAATAGCAGTAAGTGGCTTTTATTGGGCGTTCTCATTAGCTGAAATTGGCTGGGCAAAACCCTTTTAAAGCTGTCATTGAGAATAGTCACATACAGCTCGGATGGAGAAGACAGTTTTCGTTTTCTGTTTCGAGCATGTATCCACCGACTGCTGGCCCACTGGAGGATCTGTTCCCTCCTTGTCCCCTTCAGAAGTGCTCTGTTGGAAAAAATCCTAACATGATAGGATTCCTTCTAAACTGGCTCTCATTAGACTTCTTGATAGCTGCCTTCATGTGGGTCTTTAAAATTCAGAGGCAGTATTGATTTGGTAGTTATTGCTGGTGCTAATTATATGGAGAAAGGAAGCAGCCTGGTTCAGAACTGATCCAAGCGAGTCAGCAGGACTGCTTTACTTGGTGTCCAATTAATATTTGTTGTCCCTCGGCTTGGTGACATGCCCACAGTAGTAGATGGCTCTTATTCTGAGGGACATCATCTAGAGATGTCTTTCTCATGACCCATTTGTTGCTTAGCAGACCCTTGTACTTCTTCCAGTGCACCTGGAATTAGAAGAACCTTTTTCCCCCATGTGTTAAAGATAGACCTTCCTGGCTAtctgcagctgtgctgcctttGCAGAGAGGGGAACTACATCTATtgggttttgttgctgttcaGTACAGGCAAAGTAGCTGGCGCTGTTTCTAACGCCCTGGCCTAGCCAGTGATTGATAACTGTCCTCCAAGGGCTTTAGCCTGGAGAATGCCAGGGGAGGCCTGGGGACAAGAAGCTCCTGTAGCAGGAAACTCTAGGTTGTTCCACTGCTTCAAGCCGGTGATAAAGGTGCTCCTACTACAGAGGAGTTGCTTAGTTAGAGCTGCATGCTCCAGCTTGTTGTCATCATTTGGCTAAGGTTGTAGAGTGGATAGCCTATAAATCCTCCAGACAGGAGGACAGGTGCATGGCCCAGTGCAGCATGAGTAGTCAACTGTTGTGCAGCCAGCTACCAGCGGCTGAAACCTGAATCACTTCAGCATTAAGTAGAAATGCTACAGCAAGGTGTTAAACTCTCCTTAAGATAAGACACCACTGTTCATACACCACTTAATCCAGTCTCTTGCTAAGCTTAAACATGAACTTGTGCCACTTGCCCTGCAGCAGGTTCTATGCCACTCTCTTCAGATAGCATTGAATGCAGAGGTTTAGGTTAGCGTAGATTTAGTTGTGGGTTTCTTGAGCAAATAATTCTCTCCAATGTTAATTTTGCCCTCTACAAATGTAGAACTGCAGCATTCTTCAGGCTGGGAGAAGCTGCATAATGCCACTCTAAGATACTCCAAGAACTGTTTGTATCAGGCTAGTACTGCACATTACCCATGTCATCTATTAGCAAGAGGGGAGAAAGTTCTGCTTTGGAAGGGAAAGGTGAGAAAGGTTCTTATTTTGTTACATTGTAATTAATGGACTAGTAAGAGCCAGCCTTCTAGGAAGCAGCTTTCCCTCTTACTCATTTCTACCCTTGATCTTAGTAGAGATGGAgtaaacttggggggggggggaaggaaggaagagaaagatttgACTTTTCAATACTTCTCCTAGTATTTCTCCTCAGTGTCTTGAGTTTCTAGCTCTGGGTTCTCCAATAGTAGTGTTCTTGCTGtcataaaaatacatttgcaagcTATGGTTATCTTTCAAGTCCAGCTAAAGTTCTGTTTGGGTTTAACTACTTCTACTAAAACTTCTTGCATAATCATAAATATCTGACTCCCTCTAGAAACACTGTATTTTGATCCAGACTTAACCAAACagtttatttcaaatgcaaaagctGTTCTCCTGATGTCTTGCAATGTCTGAATGGTCTTAACAGGTGCTTGCTAAAGGGGTGAGTGAGGTGAACATGATTTGTATTCATACAGCAAGGCAGATGCATGTCATCAGGCACTAGTAATTTAACTTACACAATATAATTGTAGTACTTCTTTAATTGCAAAAGTGCATAAGGGATTAGCCTGGAAGGATTGCTGAATATTGTCAGCTTTCAGCTGTCTCTTGGCAGTGAGGATACAGGAGAGAAATGGGTGGCCACCCACCCTCCAAAGAAGAAATGCTTGAAGTGGAGGAGACATCTGTGCTGTTGCTGGTGAACAGCTTCTTGGTGGTCTTTATTTGAAGCCTGAGcacctggtgtgtgtgtgtggcctgCGATATGTGAAGGTGAATCCCTCTAAGTGCTAAGGGACAAGGCTGTAGGGAGAATGGAAAAAATGACTCTGTATGCCCTGAAGGCTCAACCAGATAATGAAGCCTGCAGCATTGACTCTAATGACCTGTGTGCGTCTCCAGGCTGCCAATGCTGAGGTTGTCTTCTGCATACCTTATCTGTAAGGTTGTCTCTAGTGTAGACTTTCAAGGGCCTTCAGCTGGAGAAGTTTGTCCCCTATGTGGAGTAGGGGGCATGTGTTATAGTAGAAACAAACAGCTATGTGGCCAGATGTATTACTGTAAACGTTCTAATGTTTCAATTGTATTGAGCTGATTGGGCATATAAAACCTCTTTCTAAAGAGAAAGCATGCATAGGGGCAGCAGGAAACAGGTAGGGCTGTGTTAGATGGGGACTAGCACAAATGTAATACTTGACTCCTTCCCCCTACAGAGGTCACCTCCTGCATGTCATCAGGTGAGTGCCTGGGATGGTGTGGAGGGAATTATACACCATTGGGTAGCAAAGCAGTACTAGGCAGCTTGCTACTGCACTGTGTGCATACAAATGCAAGTAATGCATGGATGCTGTCGGAGTGTGGAAACAAGAAGCTTAGCAAGCCAAGGGAAGATGACTGATCCTACTGCATGTGAGCAAGACTGAAAAGGTGGTATTTTGTCTCTTTCCATGAAGTCTGAGGGGTGGTTTTGAAAATTCCAGCTGTTCTCCTTATTCATTCATGTTATCCCCTGCAGCTTGAAGGTAAGAGGAGTTCTCCCATGAAACTGGGGTTGCACTGGCCAAAGCAAGTGAAGCTATTGATCTGAAGCTTTTAATATAGGGCCCAGTTGTGGCCACTAGCAAACCACCTCCTAAAACAGGGAGAGAGACCTTGGTGAGCAGCCCTTCATTGCAAGGTAGATCTCTCTAGTGCAAGAGACTTGTGGCTCTCCTGTGTCTAATGAGTAAACAAGAGGTGTTGCAGTGGGGCCTGGCAAGTCCCAGCCCACTGCTGTTGTGGGATGGCATAACAAGCCCAGGAGCTGAAAGCCACCTGCCCAGAGGAAGATGGCTGGAAACAGGCTGCTGTCACTGCATGGTGCTCCATCTGGCCTGCAGCCTGACCTGCGATGCAAGAGATGGCAAAGGCTGCCAAGAGCAGGTTGTCAGCTGTCTGGATCACTGCTGGGCTACTGGTTCAGCACTCCTGGAAACTCTTGAAGCAGTGCAACAATTATAACTTTCTGGAAATGCCTCCATGGTGCAGTGCAGCATAAACATTGTATTAATGCAGCAGTGCTACTTCCAGTACTGTCTGGGCTACAGCCTTTTTCAGGAGGGCCAAGGAGGACATGCAGGGCTTGATACTAATGCAGCTACAAAGCCTCTAGCGCCTAGCTGTTCTGGCTCTTTGTCCCTGTGTTTTGCCCACCCCACTTATTTCTTATGCATAGATGCAGAATGGAACTGAATTACTTGTGCAGAAAAAACGGGACTTGCCATAATGGGCCTGAGACTTCAGTCTGGTCAGCTGTCCAGCTGAGGTTTGTCCCTGACAAAACTCATACAGTACAGTCTGTGACATGACAGAGAACAAACTGATTGATCCTAATTACGTGTTTACAGGTTTGATGCATGCTGGGTAGAGTGCCAGATTCTGCTGCTTGAGGGGAGAGGTTGGCAAGGTCTGTTTTGGGCTTCagcattaaaatttttttaatgccagtCTGCAGCTGGCATGAAGCTTCACATGATTAGGAAGAATAAAATTAGATGTAGCTGGGATATAGGGATCCATTCCTAAGGATGGATAGGGGGAATCTACACAGAACTGACCATAGACTAGCATGTCTACAACTTGCCCAGTTAAAGCACTAAGTTAATGGATTATGCATACCCATAATGAtcattttggtctttttttccctttctaggtCTTATGTTCTAGACTTTTTGCCCTACAAACTTTACACATCTCTCCTCAGCTATGAGTAATTCAATAGGATTTCACATCTGTGTGGCTGCCTGCGGCATCCTGCTCTTGTCCTCCAGTGTACCATGCCTCGCATCTCAGAAACTGGAGGAGAGGGACATGACGAAGCTCAAGCCCAGCCCTTGGGCAGGGAACGGGGTAGAAGATGAAAGGACAAGCTTGTCAAACTTGAAAACTATCTTGGACCCCTCTGAGCGAACAGTCTCTGAAGAGCCGTCTGGGGTCTCAAAGTCATCTGAGATGCCCTTAAGTGAAGCCTTTACTGCTGAAAGAGAAATAGAGCCTGTAAGCCCAAGTCACATCTTCCCAGGCAGTCAGAGCCTGGATGTTTACAGCCCTGCTGTGGTGGTGACAGCTACAGAAGGGAAGGAACCTGGTCCTGCAAAGTCAGAAAAGGAGCTGAATGAAAATGGTGAGCTGAAGGCCATGCTAACCACAGCTGTGACCACACTGAACCCTTCCATTGAGGAGGAATCTGTCAGTAGCCCTGTTAGCAAGACCACTGCAGAGAATAGTGTTGAAGTAGAGCGTAGCTCTGCCAGCCTCCTAGCAAATCTGCTTTCTGTGACAGTTCCaactgcagaggaggcagagagtaGCTTGGATGACTCAACTGCACCCCAGCTCCCTAGTGAGCAGGTGCCCACTCTGCACCCCAGCACTCCCAGTCTGGAAATGACAAGTGATTATTCTGTCATCCCCAGTCCACAGCCTCAAAATGTGGACTCTGAAGCTGGAACAAGAGCAAATATGGGGAGCCCTTTGCAGATACTGACTGCACCGGGGTCTGTTGCTGCAAGACACCCTCTTGCATCTACTGAGGCTTCCCTCCCTCTGGAAACAGGAACAGAGGGCAGGCAAGGAGAGCTGCCTGTTACGGCTAGCACTGTTGCCATCCGCCCAACTGTCTCTGTGCTGCCTGACTGGGATGACACAAAACTAGGAAATATAAGTCAAGGGGGAAACATGCAGCATGAGGAGATGGAAGAGGACCAAGTGGCAACAGAACTGTCTTCCACGCtgcagggagatgtggaggaagaagaggatgtGACAAGAGTGCTGCCATCCCCAGCATCCACCCCACTAGCTCCTGGGACCACTAGGGAAAACAACTGCACAGATCCAGTGTCAGCACAGGGGGAGGAAATGCCGGTAGCTTCCACAGGCCACAATGATGTTTCTCTCACTGTGAATTTGACAGGAATAGACACATCTGATTTAAACTCTCTGGAAAAGACAGACACAGTcacagcagaagaggagaaaagcattGCTCTGTCATTGCCGGAGGCTGCTGTGGTGACAGATACAAAAGCTGATGTCCTTCCTACTCTGGGAAGTTCACTGAGAGGTAAAAACATGcctgttaatgtttttttctcctttgaatatAGATATAGGAGAGGTGCTTCTGGGAATCTGTTCCCACCTTTCAGGGGAATAAAGTGTACAAAGGTGGTCTTGATACCTGCAGTAGAGGTAGGACCTCCCCCCAGACTAGGAAAAGCTATcaggttttctgtattttgtctaGGTAATAGTCCGAACAGGTCACTTAATTCACATTCAACTACTGACCAGTTTTGGGCACTCCTATATGCATGATGTTCCTGTGTAGAGGCAGGTATGCTCCTCTGAGCAGTTCCTCTCTTGTGAACTGTGTAAACACTTCTCTACTCACCTACCTGTTCTGCTCCTCATTGAActgaaaaaagatgtttttagtAGCAAATAGCAGTACTGAGACTGGAAAGGCAGTGGAGTCTAGAGATGAAGAACGTGCTGAGATCTCATCAGCAGAGACTTGATCCTAGTTTAAAAACTTGATTAACTTCAATATTAAGTTCTGTGTGTGCCATATACTGCTAAAGCAGGGACTTCAGGTTTGATGCTCGTACAACAGGTAAGAGGGATAGCTTATCTCAACCAGGCAGATGTGGATCTGTTTTGAATAGCCCTCTGCTGTTTCTCTCCGCTCCCTGGGAAGGGAGCCTAACCTCTGATCAGCTGACTACCTGATTTCACCTGGGCTTATAATACAGCCCAGGTGTCGTCTTGGTACAGTGAGTGCAAAAACCCAAAGGTGGAAATTTTATACCAGCTTAAACTGCAGTGTTACAAAAGGAGGGACATATCTTCTTTTCTGTGGGCTGGATTAATTAGTATCTGGGATCACCTGGCTTTCCAACTGCTAGCTTCAGACACTTGCAGTCAGTGAAGAAGATCTAAAGATAGAGGATAGCTGGAAATCCTATCTAAGTCCAAGAATAGGTAATCTGTACCAGTAGCTGGTGAGTGAGACTCAAATCTTGATAAACTCAGACCATCTGTGTAGAGTCATAAAAAATCTGTCTGGAGCCCTGTACTGTCTTTTCTGTAGTAACAAGAGTTCCTGATGTCTGTTCACCCTAGAGCAAAACTGGCCAGGCTCTGACTCTGCTGTTCCCACAAGTGTATTTGCCAGTAGACTGAAACCTTGCTCCTAGCCTGTGGCAGGCTGATAGCGTTACCTCATACTGTGCTTACCTGCATCGAGGGCACCTTTAGCCCACTGACTATGTTCCCACTCTGTGTCTAAAATATGGGGGGAAATAGAAGTCCCTTTCTGGGTAGGTGTTGGGCAATAACATGTTCCTAGGCTGACTAGGAGTGTTAGGTATGGTTTAGGACTTCATTGGACTAATTGCTGGACATCTTCAATCACTACTTTAGGATGCAGTGCAGGAGAAAAGTTTTCCCTTCCCTACATCAAAGATTCTTCCCTATAAAACAAAAAGGGGAACTAACTGCATGTTGGTGCTGAAATGACTAATTTATAGATTACTTTATAATCCCTTGACTCATCAAAAGGTTCcccctctgctgctcccagaTGTTTGTAAAATAACAGCTAACAATAAGACTTGTGCAGTGAAAACAAACCCTTCTAGGAAACTTGTCTCTTCTCTCAAATCTGGTCCCTAAAAGCCTAATTCTGGCAGCTTTGCTTGCTCTGAGTGGAACTTCACACAACAAGTCTACAGTCTTGTGCTCCCATGGCAGTGCTCACCAGTGGGTCTACTTGTCCCCAAGGAGCAACTAATaaactgaaagcagcagaagagtTCTTCATTCCCATTACATGTGTTCTGCCACTCTTTTACACTGGCTCTTTTGACAGCACTTGGCTAGATCTGCTTGTACCAGGGCTCTGGAAATACTATACATGGCATAATCATTTGTTCAAACCTCTGTTCTGCTACTGCCTCATCATAAGCTACTGGCTGTAATGTGAGTTGGTGCTGACAATGTTCTTCCTGTAGGTGTTGCTCAGGAGATGACGACGACGGTTCCCCAGGAGGCTGATGCTGCTCTGTCAGTTGGGACACTGGCACCTGTTACTACCCAGGAAACTGGAGTGGCAAGCCTTCCTTGGGAGGAAGGTAGGAAGGATACTCAGATGCCAGCTGTTCTTAGTGCCACCCAGATGTTGACAGCAACTGACACCTCTTCTACAGCAAAAACTCCAGATGTTGAAGGTAGGGTTCTGCTTCAAGTTCTCTGCAGGCTTATTTGTCATAGAAGACATGGTACATCAAAACCACAAGCAGTGCTTGTATTTTGAGGTCTTAACATACAGCATCCATATTCTAATGTGCATTTTTCTGACCTTTTGAAGGctggctctggctctgctgcCACTGCTTTCTGCCCACACTGCTGGATTCACTGTGAAGTATGCCAGCAGAGCATAACTTTTGCCCCAAAATGGCATTGGAGATATCCAAAAAGTCTCCTCTTTGttaacaaagtttaaaaaaaaatctaactgtagACATTTAACTGAGCTGTTATTTCTCAAATGAGAGCTCGGACTTCTGGAGCCGAAGACAGTAGTTGTAGACTGATGCTTATTCTGCAGGAGCAAAATTTAAGTAGGATAGGATGTGGACCACTAAGTATGATTATTCCTAGAATCTAATCGAATATCAAACCCTCAAGCTTGGAGGCCTGTGTAGATGTCTGCTACACTTGAGCAGTGGTGAATTCTTGTCTCTGTCATTCATTCCCTCACTTCCAGTGAGGCTGTAGCTCATACGGAAACACTTGAAGGAGTCATGTCCATTCAGCAACAGCTTGCTAACTTGATGTCACCTTGGCAAGTACATGTAGGAGACTATCCTTTTAATAGGAGTGTAGCAAGAGCTCTCTTAGCACAAGGCTAGCTTTGAGTGTAAGTGTATTTCTATAGCAGGTACCACTGCTGCTGTGGAGCTTTCCTGGTGATTCACATATTGCAGGGCATCAAAGGAAGAAGGCTTCCATTTGCATCACATCTCTTAAAGTAAGATTGCTCTGTAGGGGAGAGAAGGCTTTTCCCATAGCTTCCACTAGTTAACTTGCTTCTGGGATTTAATTATAAATTCAACTAACTATTATTTGTGCAataaccagattttttttcccttggttcaGAACTTGATCGCTGTCTCAGTGCTGATCTAGCCAAGTGCTGATCTTGCTGTGGGGTAGTGACTAGCAGCCCTCAAAGCAATGGAAGTCAAAACTTGGCTGTGTCCTCATTAAGGAGGACCTCCTGTGCTGGCTGTCCTGGAAAGAAAGCTTTTATTACACCTCTTAAAAGATGCAGGAGTTTAATGGCTTCTTTCATTCCAAGCTAAGCTTTCACTAAGGAgttcatttttaaatggttttaataTTGCTGAGccaaactgctgctgcttcctgtctTCCACAGATTTCACAGATGTGGTTCCAGTCACTAGTGAGAAGGCTGTTCCACCTCCTGATGGTTTACCTGCTACTCAGCCTGGACAGACAGAAGAGCTACCCAGTAAAACTGTGGTCCTGGTAACTCCAGCAGTGGTGACCTCTTCTGTCAGGAGGACAGCTCTTCCATCTGTGAGGAAGATCAGTACAGCTGTAACCTATGGGCTGGACCGGCTGGAGTCAGAAGGTACCAGTTATCCCAAGGCTAAAAAGCAGGCAGCTTGATGTGGAGTGGTACGCTTGCCTTGGCGGTATGAACTTTGTGGTCTGTCTTTGGCACACAGCTATGTGCATGTGGTGTTGTGGCTAATAAAGATGTTGAGCAACCTGTCCCCTTCCAGGGGATACGGGAAACTAGCAGTGAAAAATGTCCCAGCGGATGCTTAAGTTCAAGTGGCTGTGGTGGGAGGGAACAGGCTTTTCTTAGAATGTGAAGCAGTAGCGGTACTGCCACTGCAGTAGTCTGGCTCTGTGCACCTGGAACTGCTGGTGTGTGGATCTGTTGCAGAGCCTCTGTACCAGCTGAACACACAAGAACACATTCAGACATCTGGAGAGCCCTTGTCACCTTACTGATGAACTCTTCACCCCAAATAATGCAAGGGGATGTTCAGCATGACATGGCTGCCTCTATGTGCAGCTGGCTCTAAACCTTGCCAGAACAAGTGCTGTCCTATTTTTACTCCCCATGTGACAATGCTGGGAGAGGCAAAGGATGCATCCCTTTTAAGATGCTCTTTCAGCTCAGTGCTGCCTGTTGAGCCATCCTCCCGGTGCTGGCTCCTCTAGTCTTACCTCACAGCCTGGGTTCCTGTTTGCTGTTTAAACTGCTTTTGCCCACTGCCAGTCTTAGTTGCTGTTCCCAGACCGCTAGTCTCC from Struthio camelus isolate bStrCam1 chromosome 5, bStrCam1.hap1, whole genome shotgun sequence includes the following:
- the ARMH4 gene encoding armadillo-like helical domain-containing protein 4 isoform X2, producing MSNSIGFHICVAACGILLLSSSVPCLASQKLEERDMTKLKPSPWAGNGVEDERTSLSNLKTILDPSERTVSEEPSGVSKSSEMPLSEAFTAEREIEPVSPSHIFPGSQSLDVYSPAVVVTATEGKEPGPAKSEKELNENGELKAMLTTAVTTLNPSIEEESVSSPVSKTTAENSVEVERSSASLLANLLSVTVPTAEEAESSLDDSTAPQLPSEQVPTLHPSTPSLEMTSDYSVIPSPQPQNVDSEAGTRANMGSPLQILTAPGSVAARHPLASTEASLPLETGTEGRQGELPVTASTVAIRPTVSVLPDWDDTKLGNISQGGNMQHEEMEEDQVATELSSTLQGDVEEEEDVTRVLPSPASTPLAPGTTRENNCTDPVSAQGEEMPVASTGHNDVSLTVNLTGIDTSDLNSLEKTDTVTAEEEKSIALSLPEAAVVTDTKADVLPTLGSSLRGVAQEMTTTVPQEADAALSVGTLAPVTTQETGVASLPWEEGRKDTQMPAVLSATQMLTATDTSSTAKTPDVEDFTDVVPVTSEKAVPPPDGLPATQPGQTEELPSKTVVLVTPAVVTSSVRRTALPSVRKISTAVTYGLDRLESEEGEEEEEDEEEEEEEEEEEEEDKDIDSMDESMEGDTELPGFTLPGETSQEPLAGLENPAAQLAGVSYQVPDTIEWEQQNQGLVRSWMEKLKDKAGYMSGMLVPVGVGIAGALFILGALYSIKIMNRRRRNGSKRHKRKREFNSMQDRVMLLADSSEDEF
- the ARMH4 gene encoding armadillo-like helical domain-containing protein 4 isoform X1, whose amino-acid sequence is MSNSIGFHICVAACGILLLSSSVPCLASQKLEERDMTKLKPSPWAGNGVEDERTSLSNLKTILDPSERTVSEEPSGVSKSSEMPLSEAFTAEREIEPVSPSHIFPGSQSLDVYSPAVVVTATEGKEPGPAKSEKELNENGELKAMLTTAVTTLNPSIEEESVSSPVSKTTAENSVEVERSSASLLANLLSVTVPTAEEAESSLDDSTAPQLPSEQVPTLHPSTPSLEMTSDYSVIPSPQPQNVDSEAGTRANMGSPLQILTAPGSVAARHPLASTEASLPLETGTEGRQGELPVTASTVAIRPTVSVLPDWDDTKLGNISQGGNMQHEEMEEDQVATELSSTLQGDVEEEEDVTRVLPSPASTPLAPGTTRENNCTDPVSAQGEEMPVASTGHNDVSLTVNLTGIDTSDLNSLEKTDTVTAEEEKSIALSLPEAAVVTDTKADVLPTLGSSLRGVAQEMTTTVPQEADAALSVGTLAPVTTQETGVASLPWEEGRKDTQMPAVLSATQMLTATDTSSTAKTPDVEDFTDVVPVTSEKAVPPPDGLPATQPGQTEELPSKTVVLVTPAVVTSSVRRTALPSVRKISTAVTYGLDRLESEEGEEEEEDEEEEEEEEEEEEEDKDIDSMDESMEGDTELPGFTLPGETSQEPLAGLENPAAQLAGVSYQVPDTIEWEQQNQGLVRSWMEKLKDKAGYMSGMLVPVGVGIAGALFILGALYSIKIMNRRRRNGSKRHKRKQREFNSMQDRVMLLADSSEDEF